GGCCGGCCCGGTGGGCGTCCCGCGAGCGCAATTCGGCCTCGGTCAGGTCGGCCACCTTCAGCGCCGAGTAGCCGGCCAGCTTCGGATGCATGCAGATCGACTGGCCGTGCTGGGGCATCACGCCGCAGCGGAAATGGACGTCGGCCTCGGCCGCCTGCCGCATCAGGTCGTTGAAGCCGTCCGGGTTCTTGACCCGGAAATCCCAGTACGCTTCGGTGTCCACGTTGCCGAAGCGGCAGGACGTGTTCATCAGGGCGTGAATCGACGTGCTGTCTACGTCCGACTCGAACGGTGCGCCGGCCCCCGCGAAGATGTCGCCGTCGCCGGTGCAGTCGACGGTCACCTCGGCCAATATGGCGAAGCGCCCTTCCTTGCTCTCGAAGATCGCTCCGCCGACCTTGCCATCCACCATCGCCGGGCCGACCGCCCAGCAGTGGAGCAGCATGCGCGCGCCGGCCGCACGGACCTTGTCGTTCGAGATGCCCTTGAGGATCTCAGGATCGATGGTCGGGGCCCAGGTGACGATGCCCCGGTGGGCGGTGTTGCGCGGACTCCAGTAGGCGACAGCCTCGGCGTCCGTCGAGCCCCAGAGGTCGGAGGGCGGACCGACGAGGCCGCCATCCTCAGCCTCGCAGGCGTCCATCAGCTCTTTGCCGATGCCGCCGACCACCAGCCGGCCGTCCCAGTCGGTCATGCGGTCGATCCAGCAAACCAGCCCGCCCGTGGAGAGGCCGCCCAGGTAGCCGTACCGCTCGGCCAGGACCGTCTCAGCGCCCGCGCGAGCTGCTGCGACAGCCGCCGCCGTGCCGGCCGGGCCGCCGCCGACGACCAGCACGTCACACGCGCCGTAGACCGGCACCTGCCGCGCCGGTTCGAGGATCGTCCGTCCATCTCCTGGTCGCATCTCGGTCCTCCAGCAGCCGCCCAGGCCGCCCAAAGCGAGATGATAGATAACCAGTCTGTCCCGGGCTACCATCCCTCTGTACGGCTCGGTCACCGCAGACCGGGCGGCAGCCATGCGGAGGGCGACGATGCAGACCAAGGCAGCGGTGCTCTGGGAGCCCGGCAAGGACGGTTTCGAGATCGAGCAGCTCGATATGCTGGAGCCACGCAGCGGCGAGGTGATCGTGCGGTACGTGGCGGCAGGGGTCTGCCACAGCGACCTGCATTACGTTCAAGGCCGCAACTTTCACCCAGTCCCGGCCGTCCTCGGCCACGAGGGCGCGGGCGTCGTGGAGGCCGTCGGGCCGGACGTGACGATGGTAAAGGTCGGCGATCACGTCCTGACCTCGTACCTGCCGGCCTGCGGACACTGTAAGTGGTGCACCATCGGCCGGCCGCGCATGTGCGACCTGACGGTCCAGCCGCGCTGGCTCATGCACGACGGCACCACCCGCTTCCGCAAGGGAGACACCGAGATCTTCCAGATGCACCAGCTCGGGACGTTCTCCGAGCGGGCTATCGTGCCCCAGATCAGCCTGATCCCGATCCGCAAGGATGCGCCGCTCGACGTGGTCTGCCTCGTCTCGTGCGGCGTCATGACCGGCGCTGGCGCGGTCATGAACCGGGCGAAGATCGAGCCCGGCTCGACGGTGGCGGTCTGGGGCTGCGGCGGCATCGGGCTGAACGCGATCCAGATGGCGGCGCTGATGGGTGCGTCGAAGGTGATCGCCGTGGACGTCTTCCCGCAGAAGCTGGAGTGGTCCCGTGAGTTCGGGGCGACCCACCTGATCGACGCCAGCAAGGAAGACGTGGTCGCGCGGATTCAGGAGATCTGCGGCGACGGTGGCGCGGACTACGCTTTTGAAGCGGTGGGCACGCAGAAGACGATGGAGCAGGCGTTCGAGGCGATCCACCGGGGCGGCATGGCGGTCATGATCGGGGTGGCGCCGCAGGGCACGAAGGTGTCGGTCGAGAGCGCGGCGCTGCTCTCCGAGAAGATCCTGACCGGGACCGGCTTCGGGAGCGCCCGCCAGCGGGTCGACCTGCCGAAGATCGTGGACATGTTCATGGAGGGCAAGTACAAGCTGCGCGAGCTGATCAGCCAGTTCGTCGAGCTGGAAGACATCAACCGGGCGTACGCCCAGTTGGAGGCGG
This genomic interval from Chloroflexota bacterium contains the following:
- a CDS encoding Zn-dependent alcohol dehydrogenase, whose protein sequence is MQTKAAVLWEPGKDGFEIEQLDMLEPRSGEVIVRYVAAGVCHSDLHYVQGRNFHPVPAVLGHEGAGVVEAVGPDVTMVKVGDHVLTSYLPACGHCKWCTIGRPRMCDLTVQPRWLMHDGTTRFRKGDTEIFQMHQLGTFSERAIVPQISLIPIRKDAPLDVVCLVSCGVMTGAGAVMNRAKIEPGSTVAVWGCGGIGLNAIQMAALMGASKVIAVDVFPQKLEWSREFGATHLIDASKEDVVARIQEICGDGGADYAFEAVGTQKTMEQAFEAIHRGGMAVMIGVAPQGTKVSVESAALLSEKILTGTGFGSARQRVDLPKIVDMFMEGKYKLRELISQFVELEDINRAYAQLEAGEVRRSVIRYS
- a CDS encoding FAD-dependent oxidoreductase, encoding MRPGDGRTILEPARQVPVYGACDVLVVGGGPAGTAAAVAAARAGAETVLAERYGYLGGLSTGGLVCWIDRMTDWDGRLVVGGIGKELMDACEAEDGGLVGPPSDLWGSTDAEAVAYWSPRNTAHRGIVTWAPTIDPEILKGISNDKVRAAGARMLLHCWAVGPAMVDGKVGGAIFESKEGRFAILAEVTVDCTGDGDIFAGAGAPFESDVDSTSIHALMNTSCRFGNVDTEAYWDFRVKNPDGFNDLMRQAAEADVHFRCGVMPQHGQSICMHPKLAGYSALKVADLTEAELRSRDAHRAGLQWWREHMPGWQHAILLETAPQVGVRHSRRLTGVTRLTMEHWKQDGRHEDSIGLCPGLTPAMPTLEIAYGSLVPRDVDGMLVAGRNLSCDNQSHNPLREIPECWVMGEAAGVAAAHAVQQQVAPRDVEIGRLQAALRDGGALVDAAS